Proteins encoded by one window of Salicibibacter halophilus:
- the ureA gene encoding urease subunit gamma: MKLTPVEQEKLQLFLAGELASKRRERGVKLNYPEATAILSCFVMEGARDGKGVQELMKEGQHVLSPDELMEGVAEMLDSVQVEATFPDGVKLVTIHEPVQIDENRVKPGEWEIQEGKIEINEGRDALELPVKNEGNRSIQVGSHFHFAEANLGLSFNREKAIGMRLDIPSGTAVRFEPDEEKAVTLVPFGGKQSVYGFNNKSNGYMDTRGKKKTREKIDDWEQGVKKHEVGS; encoded by the coding sequence TTGAAGTTAACACCCGTTGAGCAAGAGAAATTACAATTATTTCTAGCCGGTGAACTGGCTTCCAAACGACGAGAGCGGGGGGTTAAGCTTAATTACCCGGAGGCAACGGCTATTCTTTCATGTTTTGTGATGGAGGGGGCACGTGATGGAAAAGGTGTCCAAGAATTAATGAAAGAAGGGCAACACGTTCTTTCCCCTGATGAACTCATGGAAGGGGTGGCTGAGATGCTTGACTCTGTACAAGTCGAGGCTACGTTTCCTGATGGGGTAAAACTGGTTACGATTCATGAGCCAGTGCAAATCGATGAAAATCGAGTGAAACCAGGGGAATGGGAGATACAAGAAGGAAAAATAGAAATCAATGAAGGTAGAGACGCTCTTGAACTACCGGTAAAAAATGAAGGGAATCGCTCCATCCAAGTTGGGTCTCATTTTCATTTCGCGGAGGCGAATTTGGGCCTAAGCTTTAATCGGGAGAAAGCGATCGGCATGCGTCTTGATATTCCTTCCGGTACAGCTGTACGTTTTGAACCCGACGAAGAAAAAGCGGTTACGCTTGTTCCTTTTGGCGGCAAGCAAAGCGTCTATGGCTTCAATAATAAGAGCAATGGTTATATGGATACGCGGGGAAAAAAGAAAACCAGAGAAAAAATTGACGATTGGGAGCAAGGAGTGAAAAAACATGAAGTTGGATCGTAA